In Zingiber officinale cultivar Zhangliang chromosome 8B, Zo_v1.1, whole genome shotgun sequence, a single genomic region encodes these proteins:
- the LOC122014701 gene encoding probable histone H2A.5, translating to MDASGAVAGKGKKGAAGRRGGGPKKKSVTRSVKAGLQFPVGRIGRFLKKGRYAQRVGSGAPVYLAAVLEYLAAEVLELAGNAARDNKKNRIIPRHVLLAIRNDEELGKLLAGVTIAHGGVLPNINPVLLPKKSAATEAKPAKSPKKAA from the coding sequence ATGGACGCGAGCGGAGCGGTGGCGGGCAAGGGGAAGAAGGGAGCAGCCGGTCGCCGGGGCGGTGGCCCTAAGAAGAAGTCAGTCACCCGATCCGTCAAGGCGGGTCTCCAGTTCCCCGTCGGCCGCATTGGCCGCTTCCTCAAGAAGGGCCGGTACGCCCAGCGCGTGGGCTCGGGCGCCCCCGTCTACCTCGCGGCCGTCCTCGAGTACCTCGCCGCCGAGGTGCTGGAGCTGGCCGGGAACGCGGCGCGCGACAACAAGAAGAACAGGATCATCCCGCGCCACGTGCTGCTGGCGATAAGGAACGACGAGGAGCTGGGGAAGCTGCTCGCTGGCGTGACGATTGCACACGGAGGCGTGCTGCCCAACATTAATCCGGTGCTGCTTCCGAAGAAGTCGGCCGCCACTGAGGCCAAGCCGGCGAAATCGCCCAAGAAAGCCGCTTGA
- the LOC122017967 gene encoding uncharacterized protein LOC122017967, with protein MFGTYCKNPSPSCCNMEVGDYDDLDKLLREIPNATTGNYNNSLPIRSTALLGRETSSASQLKNHSSSSNLRDSFNTFQPAKGNCSNSLIKTPFSQDNSHNYYQTLGVSVNQDTLRLPDEQSLTLAFQDMSFKDITSIKSDNLHLEGNQVSVNHSLPLDPNYSAHLKNLFSGPSLTNSPILVPHVVPREGHSSNLVSEDYTIFHINFEPNIHNRAFADNDPISFERNCHHPMNVLGDHTAEWRDFPNCSSSMSVNPGIHSFSMPNVPMQGLEFPASQLQQQCHRDRDLSCSDSIRHQQLSQSSMQCYNVGYDRTYRSNLECHRQCQDGHSERGANMETGLLSGNEPLPGVYMPIPLQAGHGSLDPCQNVNMVNGRNNQLNPSLLRSGNLGRYHLNGYSGKCDSFMLPNGMKEPSCFLYSDGISSNGHGVLGRFGEQKFPENFLIKLHGGSSSLFSESSSSGCSQLTQFTDNSRRYMPNTKMSCIFQNNRALNLDIPKIEGSFLDNSNQKMKSSSLHLRSNSLDNIIDQLHLLAKDQNHCRSLQSIFDKVKQEDFDKIFLAVIDHVVELMTDQFGNYFLQKLVEVCKQHQITHLIFKISLSDGELLRISCNQHGTRVVQKIMETMTNEEQYSMIVSALKPDIVSLIKNTNGSHVAQRCLEYLSPRFREFLFEPAIANCIELARDRQGCCVLQKCLSELDGGQQIQLVSKLASQACTLSEDPYGNYVVQFILGRRIPWATTKILDQLEGHFHSLSIQKYSSNVVERCLKYAGAERRAAIINELVSHPRFIEIVQDRFGNFVIQSAYKECKGPIQAALSNAIRRHESVLRLNPYGKKVLSGTCYGK; from the exons ATGTTTGGCACGTATTGTAAGAATCCAAGCCCCTCCTGTTGCAATATGGAGGTAGGAGACTATGATGATTTAGACAAGCTTCTTAGGGAGATACCAAATGCTACCACAGGAAATTATAACAATAGTCTTCCGATTCGTAGCACTGCATTGCTTGGGCGTGAAACAAGTTCCGCATCTCAGCTTAAAAATCATTCTTCTTCAAGTAATTTGCGTGACTCATTCAATACTTTTCAGCCTGCAAAAGGCAATTGTAGCAACTCTTTGATCAAGACACCATTCAGTCAAGATAATTCTCATAACTACTATCAAACATTGGGTGTGAGTGTCAATCAAGATACTCTCAGATTGCCAGACGAACAATCCTTGACATTGGCATTCCAAGATATGAGCTTTAAGGATATAACTTCAATCAAGTCAGACAATCTACATTTGGAAGGCAATCAAGTGTCAGTTAATcactctttgccactggatccAAATTATTCAGCACACTTAAAAAACCTCTTTTCTGGACCTTCATTGACCAACAGTCCAATTCTTGTGCCACATGTTGTGCCCAGGGAAGGGCATTCGTCCAATCTGGTATCGGAAGATTACACTATTTTTCACATAAATTTTGAACCCAATATACACAATAGAGCTTTTGCAGATAATGATCCAATCTCCTTTGAGCGCAATTGTCATCATCCAATGAATGTGTTAGGTGATCACACAGCAGAGTGGCGAGACTTCCCAAATTGCTCTTCTTCCATGTCTGTAAATCCTGGAATCCACTCCTTTTCAATGCCTAATGTTCCTATGCAGGGGCTTGAGTTTCCAGCTTCACAACTCCAGCAGCAATGCCACAGGGACAGGGATTTGTCATGCTCAGATAGTATCCGTCATCAGCAACTAAGTCAATCTAGTATGCAGTGTTACAATGTGGGGTATGATAGAACCTATAGAAGTAATCTTGAGTGTCATCGTCAATGTCAAGATGGACATTCAGAAAGAGGAGCAAACATGGAAACTGGGCTTTTGTCTGGCAATGAGCCACTACCAGGAGTTTACATGCCCATTCCTCTTCAAGCTGGACATGGTAGTTTAGATCCTTGTCAAAATGTTAATATGGTCAATGGAAGAAATAATCAGTTGAATCCTTCTTTACTTAGAAGTGGTAACCTTGGTAGATACCATCTTAATGGATATTCTGGTAAGTGTGACAGCTTTATGCTTCCAAACGGGATGAAAGAACCATCATGTTTTCTATATAGTGATGGCATAAGTTCCAATGGACATGGAGTTCTGGGCAGATTTGGTGAACAAAAATTtcctgaaaattttctaataaaattacATGGAGGGAGTTCATCTCTATTTTCTGAATCTAGTTCTAGTGGATGTAGTCAATTGACCCAATTTACTGACAATAGTAGGAGGTATATGCCTAATACTAAGATGAGCTGCATATTTCAGAATAACCGTGCTCTAAACTTGGATATTCCAAAAATCGAAGGTTCCTTTCTTGATAATTCCAATCAGAAAATGAAATCTTCATCGCTGCATTTAAGAAGTAATTCATTAGACAATATCATTGATCAGTTGCATTTGTTAGCTAAGGATCAGAATCACTGCCGCTCCTTGCAGAGCATATTTGATAAAGTAAAACAAGAAGATTTTGATAAGATATTTCTTGCAGTCATCGACCATGTTGTTGAGCTAATGACAGATCAGTTTGGAAATTATTTTCTTCAGAAGCTTGTTGAGGTTTGTAAACAGCATCAAATAACACAcctgatttttaaaatttccctTAGTGATGGCGAACTCCTTCGAATATCCTGCAATCAACATGG AACTCGTGTTGTACAAAAGATAATGGAAACTATGACAAACGAAGAGCAATACTCTATGATTGTTTCAGCTCTTAAACCTGATATTGTCTCTCTGATAAAGAACACCAATGGTAGTCATGTTGCACAACGTTGTTTGGAATACCTTTCACCAAGATTCAGAGAG TTCCTTTTTGAACCTGCAATTGCTAACTGCATTGAACTAGCAAGAGATCGTCAAGGTTGTTGTGTGCTTCAGAAATGCTTGAGTGAGTTGGATGGTGGGCAGCAAATCCAATTAGTTTCCAAGCTTGCTTCTCAAGCTTGCACCCTTTCAGAAGATCCTTATGG GAACTATGTGGTACAATTCATCCTTGGCCGAAGGATCCCATGGGCAACTACCAAGATATTGGACCAACTGGAGGGTCATTTTCATAGCTTATCTATTCAGAAATATAGTAGCAATGTCGTGGAGAGGTGCCTGAAATATGCAGGGGCTGAAAGACGTGCTGCTATCATTAACGAGTTGGTTAGCCATCCTCGTTTCATTGAGATTGTACAAGATCGCTTCGGGAATTTTGTGATTCAATCTGCATACAAAGAATGCAAG GGGCCAATTCAAGCTGCTTTGAGTAATGCAATTCGCCGGCATGAATCTGTGCTCCGCCTTAATCCTTATGGTAAAAAAGTGCTCTCCGGTACCTGTTATGGTAAATAA
- the LOC122014699 gene encoding FCS-Like Zinc finger 8-like isoform X2: MLKNRSSTVTSKQGWMRDRPSTAASPTSILETMPFSSLRNGSRKGCKDYEEGTRAIGRGLLDVLTNEDSVKSVSIQEKRVVVFGSQLKIQIPSTTESDGVSTGRSTAEPRHSPIEFGIKTRNSLVALYPSPPARRSWIPPSEMALSEDYTRVVLHGPNPKTTHIFDDCIIEGGGNELVDTEDGRNCSCGDQFGYPVDDYSTREDIFIKRFVISSISREKRQ; this comes from the exons ATGCTGAAGAACAGGTCAAGTACAGTCACCAGCAAACAAGGCTGGATGCGTGATCGTCCCTCAACTGCTGCCTCTCCCACTTCCATACTTGAAACCATGCCCTTCTCTTCCCTTAGGAACGGCAGCAGAAAAGGCTGCAAGGACTACGAAGAAGGGACAAGGGCCATTGGACGTGGCCTTCTTGATGTTCTCACAAACGAGGACTCTGTTAAGAGTGTTTCGATACAAGAGAAGAGGGTGGTGGTGTTTGGGTCTCAGCTTAAGATTCAAATACCTTCTACCACTGAATCCGACGGCGTTTCAACTGGCCGCAGCACAGCGGAGCCTCGGCATTCTCCTATAGAGTTTGGCATCAAAACAAGGAATTCGTTGGTGGCCTTGTACCCCTCTCCCCCTGCTCGGAGATCATGGATTCCCCCGTCGGAGATGGCACTGTCTGAGGATTACACTCGTGTGGTCTTGCACGGGCCAAATCCGAAGACCACTCACATTTTTGATGACTGCATCATTGAAGGCGGCGGCAATGAACTTGTTGATACAGAGGATGGAAGAAATTGTTCTTGCGGTGATCAATTCGGCTATCCGGTCGATGATTATAGTACAAGGGAGGATATTTTCATCAAGAGGTTTGTTATCTCCTCCATCTCCAGAGAAAAAAG ACAATAG
- the LOC122016288 gene encoding neo-calmodulin-like: protein MDLTAGHKEAFSLFDKDGDGCITVEELADVVRSLGHDPTKQELQDMIMEVDVNGNGTIEFNEFLSIMDRKMKEVEAEEELREAFNVFDIDQNGFISASELMKVMISLGDDVTSEQVLEMIREADMDGDGQVNFDEFSRMMMFLKS, encoded by the exons ATGGATCTCACAGCGGGGCATAAGGAGGCCTTCTCCCTATTCGACAAAGATGGAGATG GTTGCATCACAGTCGAAGAACTGGCTGATGTCGTTCGTTCATTGGGACATGACCCAACTAAACAAGAACTGCAGGATATGATCATGGAGGTCGATGTGAATGGCAATGGGACCATAGAGTTCAATGAGTTCCTCAGCATAATGGATAGAAAAATGAAG GAGGTGGAAGCAGAAGAGGAACTGAGAGAAGCCTTTAACGTTTTTGATATAGACCAGAATGGTTTCATCTCGGCTAGTGAG CTCATGAAGGTGATGATCAGCCTTGGAGATGATGTTACCAGTGAGCAGGTTTTAGAGATGATCAGAGAAGCTGATATGGATGGCGACGGACAAGTGAACTTTGATGAATTCTCCAGGATGATGATGTTCCTCAAGTCTTGA
- the LOC122014699 gene encoding FCS-Like Zinc finger 8-like isoform X4: MRDRPSTAASPTSILETMPFSSLRNGSRKGCKDYEEGTRAIGRGLLDVLTNEDSVKSVSIQEKRVVVFGSQLKIQIPSTTESDGVSTGRSTAEPRHSPIEFGIKTRNSLVALYPSPPARRSWIPPSEMALSEDYTRVVLHGPNPKTTHIFDDCIIEGGGNELVDTEDGRNCSCGDQFGYPVDDYSTREDIFIKRFVISSISREKRQ; the protein is encoded by the exons ATGCGTGATCGTCCCTCAACTGCTGCCTCTCCCACTTCCATACTTGAAACCATGCCCTTCTCTTCCCTTAGGAACGGCAGCAGAAAAGGCTGCAAGGACTACGAAGAAGGGACAAGGGCCATTGGACGTGGCCTTCTTGATGTTCTCACAAACGAGGACTCTGTTAAGAGTGTTTCGATACAAGAGAAGAGGGTGGTGGTGTTTGGGTCTCAGCTTAAGATTCAAATACCTTCTACCACTGAATCCGACGGCGTTTCAACTGGCCGCAGCACAGCGGAGCCTCGGCATTCTCCTATAGAGTTTGGCATCAAAACAAGGAATTCGTTGGTGGCCTTGTACCCCTCTCCCCCTGCTCGGAGATCATGGATTCCCCCGTCGGAGATGGCACTGTCTGAGGATTACACTCGTGTGGTCTTGCACGGGCCAAATCCGAAGACCACTCACATTTTTGATGACTGCATCATTGAAGGCGGCGGCAATGAACTTGTTGATACAGAGGATGGAAGAAATTGTTCTTGCGGTGATCAATTCGGCTATCCGGTCGATGATTATAGTACAAGGGAGGATATTTTCATCAAGAGGTTTGTTATCTCCTCCATCTCCAGAGAAAAAAG ACAATAG
- the LOC122014699 gene encoding FCS-Like Zinc finger 8-like isoform X1 → MFLRSKFQEFMLKNRSSTVTSKQGWMRDRPSTAASPTSILETMPFSSLRNGSRKGCKDYEEGTRAIGRGLLDVLTNEDSVKSVSIQEKRVVVFGSQLKIQIPSTTESDGVSTGRSTAEPRHSPIEFGIKTRNSLVALYPSPPARRSWIPPSEMALSEDYTRVVLHGPNPKTTHIFDDCIIEGGGNELVDTEDGRNCSCGDQFGYPVDDYSTREDIFIKRFVISSISREKRQ, encoded by the exons ATGTTTTTGAGATCAAAATTTCAGGAATTCATGCTGAAGAACAGGTCAAGTACAGTCACCAGCAAACAAGGCTGGATGCGTGATCGTCCCTCAACTGCTGCCTCTCCCACTTCCATACTTGAAACCATGCCCTTCTCTTCCCTTAGGAACGGCAGCAGAAAAGGCTGCAAGGACTACGAAGAAGGGACAAGGGCCATTGGACGTGGCCTTCTTGATGTTCTCACAAACGAGGACTCTGTTAAGAGTGTTTCGATACAAGAGAAGAGGGTGGTGGTGTTTGGGTCTCAGCTTAAGATTCAAATACCTTCTACCACTGAATCCGACGGCGTTTCAACTGGCCGCAGCACAGCGGAGCCTCGGCATTCTCCTATAGAGTTTGGCATCAAAACAAGGAATTCGTTGGTGGCCTTGTACCCCTCTCCCCCTGCTCGGAGATCATGGATTCCCCCGTCGGAGATGGCACTGTCTGAGGATTACACTCGTGTGGTCTTGCACGGGCCAAATCCGAAGACCACTCACATTTTTGATGACTGCATCATTGAAGGCGGCGGCAATGAACTTGTTGATACAGAGGATGGAAGAAATTGTTCTTGCGGTGATCAATTCGGCTATCCGGTCGATGATTATAGTACAAGGGAGGATATTTTCATCAAGAGGTTTGTTATCTCCTCCATCTCCAGAGAAAAAAG ACAATAG
- the LOC122014700 gene encoding 1,2-dihydroxy-3-keto-5-methylthiopentene dioxygenase 2-like: METAFQDGKEEVLQAWYMDNSEEDQRLPHHCEPKEFVSLGKLSELGIVSWRLNPDDYENDEDLKRIREARGYSYMDICDVCPEKLPNYEAKLKNFFEEHLHTDEEIRYCLEGSGYFDVRDKSDRWIRIAVKKGGMIVLPAGIYHRFTLDTDNYIKAMRLFVGEPVWTPYNRPHDHLPARKAYVESFIENKVCTQAVDAN; this comes from the exons ATGGAGACAGCGTTTCAG GATGGCAAAGAGGAAGTTCTTCAAGCTTGGTATATGGACAACAGTGAAGAAGACCAGAGATTACCCCATCACTGTGAACCAAAGGAATTTGTTTCATTGGGCAAACTTTCAG AATTAGGAATAGTCAGTTGGCGCCTGAATCCTGATGATTATGAGAATGATGAGGACTTGAAAAGAATCCGAGAGGCAAGGGGTTATTCTTACATG GATATATGTGACGTATGTCCAGAGAAGTTGCCAAATTATGAGGCTAAGTTGAAGAATTTCTTTGAAGAGCACCTACACACTGACGAAGAAATACGTTATTGCCTTGAAGGGAGTG GATATTTTGATGTGAGAGATAAAAGCGATCGCTGGATAAGGATAGCAGTGAAGAAAGGGGGCATGATTGTCTTGCCTGCTGGAATCTATCATCGTTTTACCCTTGACacagacaactatatcaag GCAATGCGCCTCTTTGTCGGTGAGCCAGTGTGGACTCCCTACAACCGGCCTCATGATCATCTCCCTGCAAG GAAAGCATACGTTGAATCCTTTATCGAGAATAAAGTGTGCACTCAGGCGGTTGATGCTAATTGA
- the LOC122014699 gene encoding FCS-Like Zinc finger 8-like isoform X3 has protein sequence MFLRSKFQEFMLKNRSSTVTSKQGWMRDRPSTAASPTSILETMPFSSLRNGSRKGCKDYEEGTRAIGRGLLDVLTNEDSVKSVSIQEKRVVVFGSQLKIQIPSTTESDGVSTGRSTAEPRHSPIEFGIKTRNSLVALYPSPPARRSWIPPSEMALSEDYTRVVLHGPNPKTTHIFDDCIIEGGGNELVDTEDGRNCSCGDQFGYPVDDYSTREDIFIKRQ, from the exons ATGTTTTTGAGATCAAAATTTCAGGAATTCATGCTGAAGAACAGGTCAAGTACAGTCACCAGCAAACAAGGCTGGATGCGTGATCGTCCCTCAACTGCTGCCTCTCCCACTTCCATACTTGAAACCATGCCCTTCTCTTCCCTTAGGAACGGCAGCAGAAAAGGCTGCAAGGACTACGAAGAAGGGACAAGGGCCATTGGACGTGGCCTTCTTGATGTTCTCACAAACGAGGACTCTGTTAAGAGTGTTTCGATACAAGAGAAGAGGGTGGTGGTGTTTGGGTCTCAGCTTAAGATTCAAATACCTTCTACCACTGAATCCGACGGCGTTTCAACTGGCCGCAGCACAGCGGAGCCTCGGCATTCTCCTATAGAGTTTGGCATCAAAACAAGGAATTCGTTGGTGGCCTTGTACCCCTCTCCCCCTGCTCGGAGATCATGGATTCCCCCGTCGGAGATGGCACTGTCTGAGGATTACACTCGTGTGGTCTTGCACGGGCCAAATCCGAAGACCACTCACATTTTTGATGACTGCATCATTGAAGGCGGCGGCAATGAACTTGTTGATACAGAGGATGGAAGAAATTGTTCTTGCGGTGATCAATTCGGCTATCCGGTCGATGATTATAGTACAAGGGAGGATATTTTCATCAAGAG ACAATAG